A single region of the Sphingobium sp. TKS genome encodes:
- a CDS encoding transposase, with the protein MSQITVISGPERRRVWSDQQKRELVAAVSAPGANVAEIARRADLRPNQIYRWRRQMGQAAQGFAEVQVQADPVPVIGSAITVEFERAIVRIPAGASPGLVSAVLRSVKP; encoded by the coding sequence ATGAGTCAGATCACGGTAATTTCGGGGCCGGAGCGGCGGCGGGTATGGAGCGACCAGCAGAAGCGCGAACTGGTCGCGGCGGTTTCGGCGCCCGGTGCGAACGTGGCGGAGATTGCCCGCCGTGCCGATCTGCGGCCGAACCAGATCTACAGATGGCGGCGGCAGATGGGGCAGGCAGCGCAGGGCTTTGCCGAGGTGCAGGTGCAAGCCGATCCGGTGCCAGTGATCGGATCGGCGATCACCGTCGAGTTTGAGCGGGCGATCGTGCGCATTCCCGCTGGCGCATCACCTGGGCTGGTGTCGGCAGTGCTGCGGTCGGTCAAGCCGTGA
- a CDS encoding DMT family transporter, with amino-acid sequence MHGATSKTPSPSRLMIGRPELALIGITLLWGGTFLIVHQAMRHSGPLFFVGLRFGTAALMALPFALPLLRGVTRREWLAGVMIGVGIFTGYSLQTWGLQTIASSTSAFITAAYVPLVPILQWIILRRRPRLASWAGVALAFIGLLLIAAPKDGLSLDRGETLTLISTLAIALEIIFISLWASRVDVARVTFIQLAVTSLLAFACMVPAGEVIPPFSWTVVLSACGLGLMTALIQFVMNWAQQSVSATRATLIYAGEPVWAGLIGWIAGDRLPAIALLGGALVVAAVIVSEIRFGKR; translated from the coding sequence ATGCATGGCGCCACTTCCAAAACCCCCTCCCCCTCCCGGCTGATGATCGGACGCCCGGAACTGGCGCTGATCGGCATTACCCTGTTGTGGGGCGGCACATTTCTGATCGTCCATCAGGCGATGCGCCACAGCGGTCCGCTGTTCTTCGTCGGGCTGCGTTTCGGCACCGCCGCGCTGATGGCGCTGCCGTTCGCGTTGCCCCTGTTGCGTGGCGTCACCCGGCGCGAATGGCTGGCCGGGGTGATGATCGGGGTCGGCATCTTCACCGGCTATTCGCTACAGACATGGGGGCTTCAGACGATCGCCAGCAGCACGTCGGCCTTCATCACTGCCGCCTATGTGCCGCTGGTTCCCATCCTGCAATGGATCATCCTGCGCAGGCGGCCCCGGCTGGCGAGTTGGGCGGGCGTGGCGCTGGCCTTCATCGGGTTGTTGCTGATCGCGGCGCCGAAGGATGGATTGTCGCTGGACCGGGGCGAGACGCTGACGCTGATCAGCACGCTCGCCATCGCGCTGGAGATCATCTTCATCAGCCTGTGGGCGAGCCGCGTCGACGTGGCGCGGGTCACGTTCATCCAACTGGCGGTGACATCCCTGCTGGCCTTTGCCTGCATGGTTCCGGCTGGAGAGGTGATTCCGCCCTTTTCCTGGACGGTGGTGCTGTCGGCCTGCGGCCTGGGGCTGATGACGGCGCTGATCCAGTTCGTCATGAACTGGGCGCAGCAGAGCGTGTCAGCGACCCGGGCGACGCTGATCTATGCGGGCGAGCCGGTCTGGGCGGGCCTGATCGGCTGGATCGCAGGCGACCGACTGCCGGCCATCGCCCTGCTGGGCGGCGCGCTGGTGGTCGCCGCCGTCATTGTCAGCGAAATCCGGTTCGGGAAGCGTTAG
- the tnpB gene encoding IS66 family insertion sequence element accessory protein TnpB (TnpB, as the term is used for proteins encoded by IS66 family insertion elements, is considered an accessory protein, since TnpC, encoded by a neighboring gene, is a DDE family transposase.): MIPVPSGVRIWIATGHTDMRRGMRSLALQVQQSFGRDPFAGDLYIFRGRRGDLCKIIWHDGVGMSLYAKRLERGKYIWPSAVDGVIAISPSQMACMLEAIDWRNPQATWRPTLAG; encoded by the coding sequence GTGATCCCAGTTCCTTCCGGCGTTCGGATATGGATCGCAACGGGGCACACGGACATGCGGCGCGGCATGCGCAGCCTGGCTCTGCAGGTGCAGCAGAGTTTCGGACGTGATCCCTTCGCCGGGGATCTCTACATTTTCAGGGGACGCCGCGGCGACCTCTGCAAGATCATCTGGCATGATGGTGTCGGCATGTCGCTTTATGCCAAGCGTCTCGAGCGCGGGAAGTACATCTGGCCTTCGGCCGTGGACGGGGTGATTGCCATTTCCCCCTCGCAGATGGCTTGCATGTTGGAGGCGATCGACTGGCGTAATCCGCAGGCCACCTGGCGTCCGACATTGGCCGGATAA
- a CDS encoding MarR family winged helix-turn-helix transcriptional regulator, producing MSAPNSPSAVSTSQISPASPLFLREDEIRRGIEMLYFGYSALTRSIDEGLSAQGLGRAHHRALYFISRQPDLTVKDLLRLLAITKQSLGRVLNDLIEQGYIETRQGANDRRQKLLRLSPAGVALEAELFRALREKMAAAYAQAGQGSVTGFWRVLEGLIPDQDRSMVFGLRGR from the coding sequence ATGTCCGCTCCGAATTCTCCATCAGCCGTCTCGACCTCCCAGATCTCGCCTGCTTCGCCGCTATTCCTGCGCGAAGACGAGATTCGCCGGGGCATAGAGATGCTCTATTTCGGCTATTCCGCGCTGACCCGGTCGATCGACGAGGGGCTCTCCGCGCAAGGGCTGGGCCGGGCGCATCACCGCGCGCTCTATTTCATCTCGCGTCAGCCCGACCTTACCGTCAAGGATCTGCTGCGCCTGCTGGCGATCACCAAGCAGTCGCTGGGGCGCGTGCTCAACGACCTGATCGAGCAGGGCTATATCGAAACCCGGCAGGGCGCTAATGACCGGCGGCAGAAATTGTTGCGGCTGAGCCCCGCCGGGGTTGCGCTGGAGGCAGAGCTGTTCCGCGCGCTGCGGGAAAAAATGGCGGCCGCCTATGCCCAGGCGGGTCAAGGCTCCGTCACCGGGTTCTGGCGCGTGCTGGAAGGGCTGATCCCCGATCAGGATCGATCGATGGTGTTCGGCCTGCGCGGCCGCTGA
- a CDS encoding enoyl-CoA hydratase-related protein yields the protein MSEGIAIVENQGVIEIHIDRPDKKNALTAAMYRAMTAALADASARDEIGVVFFAGKGDAFCAGNDLKDFMAGPQGGEAAFAFIRAIAAFEKPMVAAVQGLAVGVGTTMLFHCDLVYASPDARFITPFVNLGIVPEAGSSLLAPATFGYAKAASMLLLGEPMDAQTADQVGFVTAIVPADSLLDHARRKAALLMTKPPQALAVTRRLMKGDPAVLNQRIEEEARLFQETLRSAEAQEAFAAFFEKRPPVFRR from the coding sequence GGGATCGCCATCGTCGAAAATCAGGGCGTCATCGAAATCCACATCGACCGGCCTGACAAGAAGAATGCGCTGACCGCCGCCATGTACCGTGCCATGACCGCCGCGCTGGCCGATGCGTCCGCGCGGGACGAGATCGGCGTCGTGTTTTTCGCCGGGAAGGGCGACGCTTTCTGCGCGGGCAACGACCTGAAGGATTTCATGGCTGGCCCGCAGGGCGGGGAGGCTGCCTTTGCCTTCATCCGCGCCATCGCCGCCTTTGAAAAGCCGATGGTCGCCGCTGTTCAGGGACTCGCCGTGGGGGTGGGCACGACCATGCTGTTCCACTGCGACCTGGTCTATGCTTCGCCCGATGCGCGCTTCATCACGCCCTTCGTCAATCTGGGGATCGTGCCTGAAGCAGGCTCCAGCCTGCTGGCGCCCGCCACATTCGGCTATGCCAAGGCTGCGTCGATGCTGCTTCTGGGCGAGCCGATGGACGCGCAGACGGCCGATCAGGTGGGTTTCGTCACGGCGATCGTCCCCGCCGATAGCCTGTTGGATCATGCGCGGCGGAAAGCGGCCCTGCTGATGACCAAGCCGCCCCAGGCGCTTGCCGTGACGCGCCGGCTGATGAAGGGCGATCCGGCCGTGCTGAACCAGCGGATCGAGGAGGAAGCGCGACTGTTTCAGGAAACGCTTCGCTCCGCCGAGGCGCAGGAGGCATTCGCGGCCTTTTTCGAGAAACGCCCGCCAGTGTTCCGGCGCTAG